Proteins co-encoded in one Cytobacillus sp. NJ13 genomic window:
- a CDS encoding amino acid ABC transporter permease, which translates to MDLLTKFIDTYPVFLKGMLLTFQLTIVAVFIAIFIGLFFAFLKISRIKVLEWIADIYIFLVRGTPLVVQIFIFYFGLTALDISQFWSVVLGLAFHNGAYIAEIFRGSIQSIDKGQMEAGRSLGMTAGLAMRRIILPQAFRRAMPPLGNQFIIALKDSSLASFIGMYELFNVATTYGSNEYDYMSYLLIVAVYYLVLVLIFSILVNMIEKRMASSD; encoded by the coding sequence GTGGATTTGCTTACAAAGTTTATTGATACATATCCCGTATTTTTAAAGGGGATGCTCTTAACCTTTCAATTAACCATTGTAGCCGTGTTTATTGCTATTTTTATAGGATTGTTTTTTGCCTTTTTAAAGATTTCAAGAATTAAAGTTCTGGAATGGATTGCCGACATCTATATTTTTCTTGTAAGGGGAACGCCTCTTGTTGTCCAGATTTTTATCTTCTATTTCGGATTGACAGCATTGGATATTTCACAGTTTTGGTCGGTTGTCCTTGGACTTGCTTTTCACAATGGTGCCTATATAGCCGAAATTTTCAGGGGCTCCATTCAATCCATCGACAAAGGACAAATGGAAGCAGGGCGATCGCTGGGTATGACTGCTGGCCTTGCAATGAGAAGGATAATTCTGCCTCAGGCTTTCCGCCGGGCTATGCCGCCTCTTGGCAATCAATTTATCATTGCTTTGAAAGATTCATCGCTTGCTTCCTTTATCGGCATGTACGAGCTCTTTAACGTGGCCACGACTTACGGTTCCAATGAATATGACTACATGAGCTATTTGCTGATCGTAGCTGTTTACTATTTAGTACTTGTACTTATTTTCTCCATACTTGTAAATATGATTGAGAAAAGAATGGCCAGCAGTGATTAA
- a CDS encoding amino acid ABC transporter ATP-binding protein yields the protein MSESYMIKVEKLNKSFGDLHVLKDIDITVKESDVVCLIGASGSGKSTLLRCLNFLELKDSGNIIFEGEKVEKETHDLNKVREKVGMVFQHFHLFPHMTVLENVMEAPLHVKKLPKDQVKKDAQELLKKVGLSDKENVYPSKLSGGQKQRVAIARALAMKPDIMLFDEPTSALDPELVGEVLSTMKELALEGMTMVVVTHEMGFAREVADWAVYMHDGRIVEVGHPEDLFNNPKEQRTKNFLDSVL from the coding sequence ATGAGTGAATCGTATATGATTAAGGTAGAAAAATTGAACAAATCATTCGGGGATCTGCACGTACTTAAGGACATTGACATAACAGTGAAAGAAAGTGATGTTGTTTGCCTGATCGGTGCAAGCGGGTCCGGAAAAAGCACACTTCTCCGCTGCTTAAACTTTCTTGAATTAAAGGACAGCGGCAATATCATTTTTGAGGGAGAAAAGGTTGAAAAAGAAACACATGATCTAAATAAAGTGAGAGAAAAAGTAGGAATGGTCTTTCAGCATTTTCATTTATTTCCTCATATGACTGTTCTTGAAAATGTGATGGAAGCACCTTTACATGTGAAAAAGCTTCCTAAGGATCAAGTGAAAAAAGATGCCCAGGAACTATTAAAAAAAGTTGGTCTTTCTGACAAGGAGAACGTATATCCATCAAAACTTTCGGGCGGGCAGAAACAGCGTGTAGCCATTGCAAGGGCGCTGGCAATGAAGCCCGATATCATGCTTTTTGATGAGCCGACATCAGCACTTGATCCGGAGCTTGTGGGGGAAGTGCTCTCCACAATGAAAGAGCTGGCCCTTGAAGGGATGACAATGGTCGTTGTCACTCATGAAATGGGCTTTGCAAGAGAAGTGGCAGACTGGGCTGTCTATATGCATGATGGAAGAATTGTAGAAGTGGGACATCCGGAAGATCTATTTAACAATCCAAAAGAACAAAGAACCAAAAATTTTCTCGATTCTGTACTCTAA
- a CDS encoding DUF5668 domain-containing protein — protein sequence MKNQRIFPGIILLGFGAYFFLQQSGFTALQPFYSWPTLLIIVGAAFLIQGYGARDYDSILPGVILTGFGLHFHVVKRLEIWPDHIGTFILIIALGFLLRHQKTGAGLFQGILFLILAALLLFYDRVAEWMGLLENGVSDVWQLWPILLMIIGLYFLLVKKK from the coding sequence ATGAAAAATCAGCGTATTTTCCCAGGAATTATTTTACTCGGATTTGGAGCCTACTTTTTCCTGCAGCAGAGCGGATTTACTGCCTTACAGCCTTTTTATTCCTGGCCGACTCTTCTCATTATCGTCGGAGCAGCCTTTTTAATTCAGGGATATGGCGCAAGAGATTATGATTCCATATTGCCAGGTGTCATTTTAACCGGATTTGGCCTGCACTTTCATGTGGTGAAACGCCTGGAAATTTGGCCCGATCATATCGGAACATTCATTCTGATAATCGCACTCGGCTTCCTCCTTCGGCATCAGAAGACAGGGGCAGGATTGTTCCAGGGCATCTTATTTTTAATTCTTGCCGCATTGCTTCTTTTTTATGACAGGGTTGCAGAGTGGATGGGACTCCTGGAAAATGGTGTTTCTGATGTTTGGCAGCTATGGCCGATTCTTTTAATGATAATTGGATTATATTTTTTATTAGTGAAGAAAAAGTAA
- the hemA gene encoding glutamyl-tRNA reductase gives MHILVVGLNYKTAPVEIRERLTFNPSQLGEAMKTLNDKKSILENVILSTCNRTEIYAVVDQLHTGRYYIKEFLAEHFNMDQSEFSPFLFIYEEDGAIEHLFKVACGLNSMILGETQILGQVRTSFLEAQSESTTGTVFNHLFKQAVTLAKRAHSETEIGANAVSVSYAAVELAKKIFGSLEKKHVLILGAGKMGELAIQNLHANGASKVTVINRTFEKAQDLASRYAGQAKTLHELQCALVEADILISSTGAKEFVVTKDMMAYAEKMRKGKPLFMVDIAVPRDLDPKLADLDSVFLYDIDDLEGIVEANLQERKKAAEKIQLMIEGDIVEFKQWLNLLGVVPVISALREKALAIQSETMTSIERKLPHLSDRDKKVLNKHTKSIINQLLKDPILQAKEMAGQKDSEQALDLFVKIFNIEELVSDQQNVHAAAKPKHAFAQSPQTSFQS, from the coding sequence ATGCATATCTTGGTCGTCGGTCTAAACTATAAAACTGCCCCTGTTGAAATCCGTGAACGTCTAACCTTTAATCCTTCACAATTGGGCGAGGCAATGAAGACATTAAATGACAAAAAAAGCATTTTAGAGAATGTCATTCTGTCTACATGCAATCGGACCGAAATTTATGCAGTTGTGGACCAGCTTCATACTGGCCGCTATTATATAAAGGAATTTTTGGCAGAACATTTCAATATGGATCAGAGTGAATTTTCTCCATTCCTATTTATTTATGAAGAGGATGGGGCCATTGAGCATCTATTCAAGGTAGCATGCGGCCTTAACTCCATGATCCTTGGCGAGACACAGATTTTAGGACAGGTAAGGACAAGTTTTCTGGAGGCTCAATCAGAAAGTACAACCGGAACAGTTTTCAACCACTTGTTTAAGCAGGCAGTTACGCTTGCTAAGCGGGCACACTCTGAAACGGAAATAGGGGCAAATGCAGTTTCTGTCAGCTATGCAGCAGTGGAACTGGCAAAGAAGATTTTTGGCTCTCTCGAAAAGAAACATGTTCTTATTTTAGGAGCGGGTAAAATGGGTGAGCTGGCAATCCAAAACCTTCATGCCAACGGAGCCAGTAAAGTAACAGTTATTAACCGTACATTCGAAAAAGCGCAGGATCTCGCAAGCCGCTATGCGGGCCAGGCAAAAACATTGCATGAGCTTCAATGTGCCCTTGTTGAAGCTGATATTTTAATCAGTTCTACTGGGGCCAAAGAGTTTGTTGTCACGAAGGATATGATGGCTTACGCAGAAAAAATGCGCAAAGGCAAGCCTCTATTTATGGTGGATATTGCTGTCCCAAGAGACCTGGATCCGAAACTGGCTGACCTGGACAGCGTTTTCCTATATGATATTGATGATCTTGAAGGCATTGTTGAAGCAAACCTTCAGGAGCGTAAAAAGGCAGCCGAGAAAATTCAGCTAATGATTGAAGGGGACATTGTTGAATTTAAGCAATGGCTGAACCTGCTTGGTGTTGTTCCGGTAATTTCCGCCTTGCGTGAGAAAGCACTGGCTATACAGAGTGAAACCATGACAAGCATTGAAAGAAAGCTGCCGCATTTGAGTGATCGTGATAAAAAAGTGCTGAACAAGCATACAAAGAGCATTATCAATCAGCTATTAAAAGATCCTATTTTACAAGCTAAAGAAATGGCTGGACAGAAAGATTCCGAACAGGCATTAGACTTATTTGTAAAAATCTTTAATATAGAAGAACTTGTTTCAGATCAGCAAAACGTGCACGCAGCAGCCAAACCAAAGCACGCATTCGCTCAATCACCGCAGACTTCCTTTCAATCGTAA
- the ccsA gene encoding cytochrome c biogenesis protein CcsA, which produces MSDMYMTRLHELTVVLYALCVLLYFIDFLHHNRKANRIAFWLLAFVWVLQTVFLILYMINTGRFPVLTIFEGLYFYAWVLITLSLGINRLLRVDFIVFFTNVLGFIIMAIHTFAPVQIDSAVKAQQLISELLLIHITVAILSYGAFSLSFVFSLLYLIQYDLLKRKKWGTRLLRITDLSKLEHMSYVLNVIGVPMLMISLILGIQWAYIKLPHMVWYDSKVIGSFIVLALYSIYLYMKVGKGLYGKSLALWNLASFLIVLINFFLFGKLSSFHFWYS; this is translated from the coding sequence ATGTCTGACATGTATATGACACGGCTGCACGAATTAACGGTGGTTCTGTATGCCCTATGTGTCCTATTATATTTTATTGATTTTCTTCATCATAACCGGAAGGCGAATAGGATTGCCTTCTGGTTACTTGCATTTGTATGGGTGCTTCAAACGGTGTTCCTGATACTTTATATGATTAATACAGGAAGGTTCCCTGTATTGACCATTTTTGAGGGCCTATACTTTTATGCCTGGGTGCTTATCACTCTTTCTTTGGGAATTAACAGGCTGCTCAGAGTCGATTTTATCGTCTTTTTTACAAATGTTCTTGGTTTTATCATAATGGCGATCCATACATTCGCACCTGTGCAGATTGATTCGGCTGTCAAAGCACAGCAGCTCATCTCAGAACTTCTGCTGATTCATATAACAGTTGCAATCCTTTCATATGGAGCCTTCTCGCTTTCCTTCGTTTTTTCCCTGCTTTATCTGATTCAATATGATTTGCTGAAAAGGAAAAAATGGGGAACGAGATTGCTGCGGATAACGGACTTGTCAAAGCTTGAACATATGTCCTATGTATTAAATGTAATCGGTGTACCTATGCTGATGATAAGTTTAATTTTAGGCATCCAGTGGGCATACATTAAGTTGCCGCATATGGTCTGGTATGACTCTAAGGTGATCGGTTCATTTATTGTCCTTGCTTTATATAGTATTTATCTCTATATGAAAGTTGGAAAGGGCCTATATGGAAAATCTTTAGCGCTCTGGAATTTGGCATCATTTTTAATTGTATTAATTAACTTCTTTTTGTTTGGCAAACTTTCATCTTTCCATTTTTGGTATTCATAG
- the hemC gene encoding hydroxymethylbilane synthase, whose product MRKIIVGSRRSKLALTQTNWVISQLKSIDPSFEFEVKEIVTKGDKILDVTLSKVGGKGLFVKEIEQAMLDEEIDMAVHSMKDMPAVLPAGLIIGSIPEREDHRDALISKGHIKLNDLKEGSIVGTSSLRRGAQLLAQRPDLEIKWIRGNIDTRLSKLETEEYDAIILAAAGLSRMGWAADVVTEFLEPEVCVPAVGQGALSIECRESDKELRALLDKFTCSETNQTVRAERAFLHKMEGGCQVPIAGFATINETGEMELTGLVGSPDGKVIYKEILTGSDPEELGVQMAERLTAQGAKELIDRVKEELDGQ is encoded by the coding sequence ATGAGAAAAATTATCGTAGGTTCAAGACGAAGCAAGCTGGCACTAACTCAGACAAATTGGGTGATCAGCCAATTGAAAAGCATTGATCCATCCTTTGAGTTTGAGGTGAAGGAAATTGTCACTAAGGGTGATAAAATTCTTGATGTTACCCTTTCAAAGGTCGGAGGAAAAGGGTTGTTCGTAAAGGAAATAGAGCAGGCCATGCTTGACGAAGAAATAGATATGGCTGTACATAGCATGAAGGATATGCCCGCTGTTCTTCCGGCAGGACTGATAATTGGCAGCATTCCTGAAAGGGAAGACCATAGGGATGCCCTTATCTCAAAAGGGCATATAAAACTGAATGATTTAAAGGAAGGATCTATTGTAGGAACTAGCAGCCTGCGCAGAGGGGCACAATTGCTGGCACAGCGTCCGGATCTTGAGATTAAGTGGATCAGAGGCAATATTGATACCAGATTATCTAAACTTGAAACGGAAGAATATGATGCGATTATTCTTGCAGCAGCAGGACTTTCCAGAATGGGCTGGGCGGCTGATGTTGTTACAGAATTCCTGGAGCCGGAAGTATGCGTGCCGGCTGTTGGCCAGGGGGCATTATCCATTGAGTGCCGTGAAAGTGATAAGGAGCTTCGGGCATTGCTGGATAAATTCACATGCTCGGAGACGAACCAGACTGTACGGGCAGAGCGTGCGTTCCTTCATAAAATGGAAGGCGGCTGCCAGGTTCCAATTGCAGGGTTTGCCACAATCAATGAAACGGGTGAAATGGAGTTAACCGGACTTGTAGGTTCCCCTGATGGTAAAGTGATTTATAAGGAGATCCTAACAGGTTCAGATCCGGAAGAGCTTGGAGTTCAGATGGCTGAAAGGCTAACTGCACAAGGAGCCAAAGAGCTCATTGATAGGGTAAAAGAGGAGCTTGACGGGCAATGA
- a CDS encoding uroporphyrinogen-III synthase, with protein sequence MKQTSPLEGMTVLVPRGKKHAHSFSALIQSFGGIPVEIPLIAFEPLQDKEALIQAHKRIHTYDWVIFTSKTAVEAFFENLSLCGPFPNIAVIGEKTKKFLTDKGLKVHFMPREYVAEGFVGDFLPFVEKGMKVLIPKGNLARDYIAASLSENGAEVDEIIVYQTTFPRESIGLLRKQLSGKGLDVLAFTSPSTVDHFIGALKELGYQNAVKDSVVGCIGPVTKERAKACGLQVHAVPEEYTVHSMLMSIISYLEEIRRGK encoded by the coding sequence ATGAAACAGACTTCCCCTTTAGAAGGCATGACTGTTTTAGTGCCAAGAGGGAAAAAACATGCCCACTCCTTTTCGGCCCTCATCCAAAGCTTTGGGGGGATACCAGTTGAGATCCCCTTGATTGCTTTTGAGCCTTTGCAGGATAAGGAAGCTTTAATTCAAGCCCATAAGCGGATTCATACGTATGATTGGGTGATATTCACAAGCAAAACAGCTGTGGAAGCTTTTTTTGAAAATTTGAGTCTGTGCGGGCCTTTCCCTAACATAGCGGTTATCGGAGAGAAGACTAAGAAATTCCTTACGGATAAGGGATTAAAGGTGCATTTTATGCCCAGGGAATATGTTGCCGAAGGGTTTGTTGGGGATTTTTTGCCATTTGTAGAAAAAGGGATGAAAGTATTAATCCCCAAAGGGAACCTGGCACGTGACTATATCGCCGCCTCCCTTTCTGAAAATGGTGCTGAAGTTGATGAAATCATTGTTTATCAGACAACTTTTCCACGTGAAAGCATCGGTCTGTTAAGAAAACAGCTTTCAGGAAAAGGGTTAGATGTCCTTGCTTTTACCAGTCCTTCCACAGTGGATCATTTTATAGGGGCTTTAAAGGAGCTTGGATATCAGAATGCTGTTAAAGACAGTGTGGTGGGCTGCATCGGGCCTGTGACTAAAGAACGCGCAAAGGCATGTGGCCTGCAGGTTCATGCGGTTCCTGAAGAATATACAGTACATAGCATGCTTATGAGCATTATCAGCTACTTGGAAGAAATTAGGAGGGGAAAATAA
- the hemB gene encoding porphobilinogen synthase produces the protein MNLQFNRHRRLRKSPNMRALIRENFLRTEDLIYPIFVAEGDGIKREIPSMPGIFNLSLDHLEEEMNEVVSLGIKSVLLFGIPKEKDACGQQAYHDHGIVQEATRFIKAKYPEIIVIADTCLCEYTDHGHCGLIENGEVLNDASLELLVQTAVSQAKAGADIIAPSNMMDGFTAAIRAGLDEAGFEDIPVMSYAVKYASAFYGPFRDAADSTPQFGDRKAYQMDPSNRMEAMREAESDLMEGADFLIVKPGMPYLDIVRDVKNNINLPIVIYNVSGEYSMVKAAAQNGWIDEQKIVMEMLTGMKRAGSDLIITYHAKDAARWIKEQD, from the coding sequence ATGAATCTTCAATTTAATAGACATAGACGCCTTCGCAAAAGTCCGAATATGAGAGCTCTAATCCGTGAGAACTTCTTGCGTACTGAGGATTTAATTTATCCGATTTTCGTGGCAGAAGGAGACGGCATTAAAAGAGAAATCCCTTCAATGCCGGGAATCTTCAATTTATCGCTGGATCACCTGGAAGAGGAAATGAATGAGGTCGTTTCACTCGGAATAAAATCGGTACTCTTATTTGGTATACCTAAAGAGAAAGATGCATGCGGGCAGCAGGCTTATCATGATCATGGAATCGTACAGGAAGCTACAAGATTTATTAAAGCTAAATATCCGGAAATCATCGTCATTGCTGATACTTGCCTCTGTGAGTATACCGATCATGGCCATTGCGGATTGATTGAAAATGGAGAAGTGCTGAATGATGCATCCCTTGAACTGCTTGTGCAGACAGCTGTCAGCCAGGCTAAAGCAGGAGCAGACATAATTGCCCCATCAAATATGATGGATGGATTTACAGCAGCCATCCGAGCAGGTCTTGATGAAGCCGGATTTGAAGATATCCCGGTTATGTCTTATGCAGTTAAATACGCATCTGCATTTTACGGTCCATTCCGTGATGCTGCTGACAGCACACCGCAATTTGGCGACCGAAAGGCATATCAGATGGATCCTTCCAACCGTATGGAAGCCATGCGCGAAGCAGAATCTGATTTAATGGAAGGGGCAGACTTCCTGATTGTTAAACCGGGAATGCCTTATCTGGACATTGTTCGGGATGTTAAAAACAACATCAACCTGCCGATTGTGATTTATAATGTGAGCGGTGAATATTCAATGGTTAAAGCTGCTGCACAAAACGGCTGGATCGATGAACAGAAGATAGTCATGGAAATGCTCACAGGCATGAAGCGTGCAGGAAGTGATTTAATTATTACTTACCATGCAAAAGATGCGGCAAGGTGGATTAAGGAACAGGACTAA